TAGCCGACCTCGACCATGCCGGACTCGTCCGGCGGCCCGTGGAACCCCGCGTCCCCGACGACGATCCCGTCCGGCTCGGACACCGCGGCCCGCGTGATCCAGGGCGCGGCAGAGGGGTCCTTGGCAAGCTGATCGGCACGGTAGCCGAAGATCCTGCGGGCTCGTTCACCGACGAAGTGTTCGTCAAGAGCGACCCCGGCCTCGGCGCTGCCGCCGGCGAGGTCACCGTCGGCAAGGGCCCGCAGCGCTCTTGCGCTGAGCTCGACGAAGCGGACGAGCTTGGGGGCGGAGAGAGGTTCGTTGTTCATCGCGGTGATGCTCACCCAGAGCCGGAAAGCTGTCCACCGCTTTTCGGCACGGTGACCGCCACACGGGCGCCGCGATACCTGCGCCGGTCCCGTCTCGTGATCGCCAAGCGCCAAGCGCGTAAGTGGCGGCCATGGTCGGAGAGTTCTGCTCAGCACGGGGACATCGCTGATGTGGAGATGCGCATTGGTGTGTTCGTTGTGAAGGACCTGTCTCATCGCGGCACGGCCGTCTGACAGGCCTTGAAATCTTCGGTTCGGCGATGGGGGCGATGGGTGTGTGTTCTGCGATGAGAGGTGTCAGACGGGTGGCTCAGCTGGTGCCGGTGTCCAGCGGAGTGCAGGTGGCCGGCGAGGTTCCGCCGTGGGTGCGGAGGAAGGCAAGTGTGTCGCAGAGCGATCGGCCCAGGACCTGTAGGTGGCCCGCGGCCGGATAGGTGCGATAGTGCACGGATGGCGAGCCGAGTTTGCGCAGATGGGCGACTACCTGGGCGGTCCAGACGGCCGGCACGTCCTGGTCGGCCTCGCCTTGGATGATCAGTGCCGGGACGGGTACAGGGGCGCGGTCGGGATCACCGTAGGCGCCCATCCGTTCCCCGATTCGGTTCAGACGGTCGGCACTCAGCGGCAGCATCTCCTCGGTGTCCAGGCCCTTCAGCACCATGGCACTGTTCGTGGCGCAGCTGTTGAGGACCCGGGAGGCGGTGGTGGCTGCCGCGTTCCCCAGCAGCGCGCGCAGGCTCACCGACGCGTCGGTCGGGTCGACGGCCGCAAGCCCGGCGAGGGAGTACAGAGCGAAGGACAGCTCGCCGGGCACGTGGGATGCCTTCACCCCGGTGAGCATCCCCTCCAGATGGCTGGCCGGGGCAATGGCCACCACCCCGCCCAGGCGCTGACCGCCAGGTGGATGTGCAGCGTGCGCGGCGAACAGGGCGGCCTGGCCGCCTTGGGAGTGCCCGACCGCGAACCACACCCGCCCCAAGCCGGGCACCAACTGGTGGGCGGCGGTGACGATGTCGGCCACCGCATTGCCCTCGTCCGAGCCGACCAGATACGTGTGCATCCCCGGTGTCCCGAGCCCGGGGTAGTCCGAGGCAGTGACCGCGTATCCGGCGCGCAACAGCGCACCGAGTTCCTGGATGTAGGCGGCCGAACCGAGATCGGCCAACCGGGAGGGAGCGCAGGCATCGGCCACCCCGGTGGTGCCGTGTGCCCAGGACACCACCGGCCAGCCGCCACGAGGAGGGGAGCCGGGTGGCAGCAGCACTGTGCCGCTGACCGGGACGTCTGCGCCACGGCCGTTGGTGGAGTGGTGGACCACAGTCCAGCGCCGGGCGCCGGCCAGCCGGGCATCGGGGCCGTGATCGGTCGCGGCGATCAGCTTGCCCGGCGTCCCGGCCGGTAGCGGCTCGGGCACGCGGTACGTCTCGCCCGTCACGGCTACCGTCGGCGGCACGGCGCGATCCGATGGGCTGGTGGCCGTATGCGGGGAGGTGCAGCCGACCGCCGCGACCACGGCCGTAACCACGACGGTCAGCAGCCCAGCCATGCGCCGGCGCGCGCCGTCCGAACCCGGTACCGCACCGTACGGGGGCTGGGCTGACTCCATGTGGGCGACGCCCCTTCCCGCGTGATCCGTCAGCTGATCTCACCCTGGCATCGCCACCCCTGTCCACGCATCCCAGGGTCCGCCGCCCGTGCGATGTGGCGGCTACGCGAGCCACAACGCCGCCGCGATTTGCCGAGCGACAGTGTCACGGAGCCGGAGGTTGAGCCGGAACCCCAGTTTCGACAGCACCTGGAACTCAACGGATTCGAATGGGGTGGCCCGGTGACTTCTGCGTCCCGCACCTGGATGATGTTTGCCATGCGGGTGCGGGACGGCATGCGACCTGGCCACTGCGGTCTTTTCGCCCCACGGTCGCTTCGCTGTGTGGTGGGGCCGTCGACCGGGTGCGCCGAACGTTCGGGCGCGGCTAGTTCTGGTAGGTCTGCTAGTTCTGCTTGATCGCGGAGATGTCGAATTCCAGGACGACCTTGTCGCCGACCAGTACGCCGCCGCCTTCCAGCGCCGCGTTCCAGGTCACGCCGAACTCCTTGCGGGAGATGGTCACCGATCCCTCCAGGCCGACCCGCAGGTTGCCGTAGGGGTCGACGGCATTTCCGGTGTACTCGAAGTCGATGGTGACCGGGCGGGTGGTGTCCTTGACGGTCAGGTCGCCAGTGACGCGGTACTCCGTGTCGGAACGCGGCTCGATGGAGGTGCTGCGGAAGGTGATGTCGGGGAAGTGCGGAGCATCAAGGAAGTCGTTGGTCCGCAGGTGCTGGTCGCGCTGCTCGACGCCCGTGTCGATGCTCTCAGTCTTGATCACCACCTGGGCGGTGGAGCGGGACGGATCGGTGCCGTCCAGGTGGGCCGTGCCCTCGAACTGGTGGAACGCGCCGCGGACCTTGGTCACCATGGCGTGGCGGGCGACGAAGCCGAGACGGGTGTGGGCTACGTCGAGGACGTAGTCCCCTGTGAGCTCAGACATTGCGGCAGTCATGGTTGAGGTGCCTCCTAGGACGGGATCCCGGCGGCGATATGCCCGGATCGTTTTGGACTCACGCTACGGCGCGACCGGGTCCAGTCCCGGCCGGACGCACGGGGCGGCGGCCTTCGGTTGTCGGGCGGTCGCCTGGGTACCCGGGAGGGGACCTGTCTCCGGGAAGGGATGCCCTGTCATGGCTTTGAAGCACCCCCGTCACAATGGACGCGGCTCTCGCAGCGTGGAGGCGAATCCGTTGTTCAGCCGCGAGCCTGTGACGGTCGCCCGCTACGAGATGCCGCGCCGGGCGGTGGACCCGGACACGGCGTACCAGCTGGTGCACGACGAGCTGATGCTTGACGGTAACGCCCGGTTGAACCTGGCCACCTTCGTCTCGACGTGGGCGGAGCCGCAGGCACTGCGACTGATGTCGGAGTGCGCCGAGAAGAACATGATCGACAAGGACGAGTATCCGCAGACCGCCGAGCTGGAAACCCGGTGCGTGCACATGCTCGCCCGGCTGTGGAACGCTCCCGATGCCGATGATGCGGTGGGCTGCTCAACGACCGGGTCCAGCGAGGCGGCGATGCTGGGCGGCCTCGCGCTGAAACGGCGGTGGCAGCAAAAGCGGCGCGCCGAAGGCAAACCCGCAGACCGGCCCAACCTGGTGATGGGCATCAACGTTCAGATCTGCTGGGAAAAGTTCTGCGACTACTTCGAGGTCGAGCCGCGCTACGTCCCCATGGAGGGAGAGCGCTACCACATCAGCCCGCAACAAGCTGCCGAACTGTGTGACGAGAACACCATCGGCGTTGTCGCCGTCCTCGGTTCCACCTTCGACGGCAGCTACGAGCCGGTCGCCGACCTCGCCGCCACCCTTGACGATCTTCAAGCCCGAACCGGGATCGATGTGCCCATCCACGTCGACGGTGCGTCGGGCGCGATGATCGCACCCTTCCTCGACCCCGAACTGGTCTGGGACTTCCGCCTCCCACGCGTCACCTCCATCAACACCTCCGGTCACAAATACGGCCTGGTGATGCCCGGCGTCGGCTGGGCGCTGTGGCGTGACACCGATGCGTTGCCGGACGATCTGGTCTTCCACGTCAACTACCTCGGCGGGGACATGCCCACCTTCGCCCTCAATTTCTCCCGCCCCGGGGCCCAGATCATCGCCCAGTACTACAACTTCCTGCGCCTCGGCTTCGACGGCTACCGCCGCGTCCAGCAGACGTGTCGTGATGTCGCCACTCGCCTCGCAACGGACATCGCCAAGCTCGGCCCCTTCGAACTGCTCACCGACGGCCGTCACACACCTGTCTTCGCCTTCCGTATCAAGGACAGCGTCGACAACTTCACCGTCTTCGACGTCTCCGCAGCCCTGCGTGAACGCGGCTGGCTCGTACCCGCCTACACCTTCCCGGCCGACCGCACCGATCTCGCCGCACTGCGCATCGTGGTACGCAACGGATTCGGCCACGACCTCGCCGACCTCCTCATAGAGGATCTCCGCCGCGTTCTGCCGCGCCTCGAAAAGCAGCAGGCCCCGCACCGCGACGAGGAAGACGCAGGCGGCTTCGCCCACGGAGCGGAAACCAAAAACCCGCGCAGCTC
The nucleotide sequence above comes from Streptomyces sp. NBC_01431. Encoded proteins:
- a CDS encoding GNAT family N-acetyltransferase — protein: MNNEPLSAPKLVRFVELSARALRALADGDLAGGSAEAGVALDEHFVGERARRIFGYRADQLAKDPSAAPWITRAAVSEPDGIVVGDAGFHGPPDESGMVEVGYTVVPAYRRQGYGRAMLRTLLVRAAAEPGVRTVRARIGSDNTASLATIEGFGFTRVGEQGNERDGLTIIFEVPAEAVQAG
- a CDS encoding alpha/beta hydrolase family protein, which produces MESAQPPYGAVPGSDGARRRMAGLLTVVVTAVVAAVGCTSPHTATSPSDRAVPPTVAVTGETYRVPEPLPAGTPGKLIAATDHGPDARLAGARRWTVVHHSTNGRGADVPVSGTVLLPPGSPPRGGWPVVSWAHGTTGVADACAPSRLADLGSAAYIQELGALLRAGYAVTASDYPGLGTPGMHTYLVGSDEGNAVADIVTAAHQLVPGLGRVWFAVGHSQGGQAALFAAHAAHPPGGQRLGGVVAIAPASHLEGMLTGVKASHVPGELSFALYSLAGLAAVDPTDASVSLRALLGNAAATTASRVLNSCATNSAMVLKGLDTEEMLPLSADRLNRIGERMGAYGDPDRAPVPVPALIIQGEADQDVPAVWTAQVVAHLRKLGSPSVHYRTYPAAGHLQVLGRSLCDTLAFLRTHGGTSPATCTPLDTGTS
- a CDS encoding YceI family protein; translation: MTAAMSELTGDYVLDVAHTRLGFVARHAMVTKVRGAFHQFEGTAHLDGTDPSRSTAQVVIKTESIDTGVEQRDQHLRTNDFLDAPHFPDITFRSTSIEPRSDTEYRVTGDLTVKDTTRPVTIDFEYTGNAVDPYGNLRVGLEGSVTISRKEFGVTWNAALEGGGVLVGDKVVLEFDISAIKQN
- a CDS encoding glutamate decarboxylase — protein: MALKHPRHNGRGSRSVEANPLFSREPVTVARYEMPRRAVDPDTAYQLVHDELMLDGNARLNLATFVSTWAEPQALRLMSECAEKNMIDKDEYPQTAELETRCVHMLARLWNAPDADDAVGCSTTGSSEAAMLGGLALKRRWQQKRRAEGKPADRPNLVMGINVQICWEKFCDYFEVEPRYVPMEGERYHISPQQAAELCDENTIGVVAVLGSTFDGSYEPVADLAATLDDLQARTGIDVPIHVDGASGAMIAPFLDPELVWDFRLPRVTSINTSGHKYGLVMPGVGWALWRDTDALPDDLVFHVNYLGGDMPTFALNFSRPGAQIIAQYYNFLRLGFDGYRRVQQTCRDVATRLATDIAKLGPFELLTDGRHTPVFAFRIKDSVDNFTVFDVSAALRERGWLVPAYTFPADRTDLAALRIVVRNGFGHDLADLLIEDLRRVLPRLEKQQAPHRDEEDAGGFAHGAETKNPRSSGHH